ATATAAAACACTTAGcgataaagaattatataaaatttaattctaattcacaaatttttatattaatttgtaacaatGTAGTGCAATTGAATTCGTTTTTCTCACTTGTCAAAATCGACTTAAGGTTTGTTTgaacaaatttgttaaatacatAACGCACAGAAAAATTAACCAACCCATTGCCCGCGTTTAGCAGAACAACTGCTGAATTGTCtaggctgcgttccgaaattcacagccagtactgaaaatctacaatatacgtaacgtaaactatagattttcattactggcagtgaattttgGAACACAGCCACAGTCACTACTTAACGTTGATTTGTTGGTTCTGaaagtaagagccaatcaCGTTCGATTGCTACTAAGGCTGAATTCCACTTGGTGATCGCAACGCTCGTAAACattatctatctttctttaactttcgatgaaaaacaaagataaaatgattccACAAGCGTTGCGATCGTCAAGTGGAACGTACCTTAAGCGGTTTGTTCTACTGAACGCGCCCAATGGCTCCTGCACACATGACGCGGGAACGTTTGCCGCGCGGTAAAAGGCGACGCGGTAGCCAATCAACTGACGACTTTTTCGTAAGAGCGAAATAACCAAATACTgtcgagaaaagaaaagattgcCAATTCCTGTTTTGGACAATTTCTGACTGTTGTTGATTGGCTGCTTTTTTCAGTGCCGCATTATAACTAGAGTCCCTAGAAGCATTTTCTAGGGATTTCAATCGCAGCGAGAAGGAGATCTATGTGCTATTATTTAGTTTCTGTGGTGCCTTCCACAGTACGATCTCCCACTTCCtactattttttactattttattgctattttacGGAGGGATACGGAAGAAGTAGTGTTGAAGTGTCTTACTTTGGAGTTAACTGAACTTGTAAAACGGATCCGAGACGAAGTGACGCATACAAAGTCTCGGACGAGGTTTGTTATTTGGAAACATGGCAGAGTATCTGGATTCGGAGGCAGATGTGAGCGAGGCAAGTATTCACAATTGCTTTTTCCCTTCAAGAATTTTATGTGATGCAACGGCGATGCACTTGgataatttatatacgaaTTCTGAATACATGTGCGAATACGTTGTAGGGTGAGGAGGAGTTGgatcaaaatgaaaaaagaaagctCAAAAAATTCAAGGCGATGGAGGAGAGCGACGACGAGGAAGACGGTAGGAAAAAACGCGGCTTAAAGCCGCACTGCACTTTCTGCATGTGTTTATTTCTCAGAAAGTActgtaattattcattaatggCACTATGATTGCTCTTGCATgtaatgtacaattattttgtgtaaataGTGTAGGAATCtctcattaatttttgtttaaattaattatgaaaagagaaaaagcaaTGGGATAAAggcaacaatttttttaaagattcaGATAGATTTCTAAATAGAGTTCAGATTCTAAATAActtttactaaaatatgtaaaatatacttcAAGAATATTGAAGAACTCCTATATTTAGGATTTACTTACATGTAGGATCGCATATGTTGCAAGTTAGGAATTTTAGAGTAGATCTTTTTGGAATAACTATGCATgtgcatgtatattttttctattggtTTCTCTCTACTTCCTCATTGTATGCtgatttagaaaaaaaaccaTTGAGTCAATAGCTCTTGGAAAATGCAACTGATCAAGGATGACTGTTTCCAATGtcgataattttaatcaatggTTCAAAATTCTCAAaggagaaaaaagtttaacattgtttttcctttttaggacaatatttcattttttattagcaattttGTCAATAAGTTTGGTTGAAGTTAATCAATATTGGAAACAATCAGTTCTAGAAGCCAATAATAGACAATTGTTACTCAGCAATTGCATAACAATTGTGTTCTatgaataaaatcattaatttctgcatttattattgaagtattttgatttctatattttatttctttttgttttatttatcgtttaagtaatttaagtataattctaaatatctTACGTACAGCATCGGTGCTAGACTGTTTTATATCCTAGGCAAAAAGATAACTTACATTCccttctaaaaaaaaaattgttaattttgacCTTGACTTTGGTGGTTACTGCGTTCTCGGAGCGTTGGCCTAATGTTAGCATCAGCCTTGCTTACGTATGCAATCTTTTGGAAGCTCACTTTGACTACGTGAACTCCAGTTCCAGATGGCCGTAAGAAGTGAGATCCTTCGGAGCCATATTATATCTACTCTACTCTGACCACGTGGAAATGAAAGATATCtttggcaattttttttaataaatagactgaattaaaattttttttgtattataggttgaaaatgtatattttaatgttacaaaatgtgcaaaataaaaaacataaatggtatttatatctaatatggctgctttaaaaatctatatattttaaaacataatatcaGTATATGCAAGGTTATGCAAATACTACTTGtctaaaacaaaacaattaaaaaaagtttcttaaaaatgaatattgtaACTATTGTCGTACATAcggaattttaaaaatttgaaaaaataaaaaattacacatatttaaaataaaaatttagagaaaaatttttattatttttttctcaggaatgaattattataaaacaaatatcgaCGATAGAgcatgctattaaaaattcagttaaaatttaaagttaattagaCCAAAATTGACTGAGATATGTTGCACACCAATTCgacaaatttttaagaaatacagaTTTTTGAAGCAGccaaattagatataaatatttactatttactttttttattttataacattaaaatatatatttttaatatataataaaagaagaatttttaattaagtctATGACAAAAAAGTTGCCAAAGATACCAGTCAGTTTCGCGTGGTCAAAGCTGCTATCTTAACAGTGATAAAttaagagagaaaatttttcagacTCAAACATGCATTCTGATAAACTTATGAATAgagatttaaaacattatttgttcaGAAATCGAGTAGCGTTATTATTCTAGTTTTATTATGGTTTTTAGgctgtttttttattgtaagatatagGAATTTGCTCTAAAAGTagtttttttatcgtattcATCTTTGAAagagtaatttatattttagtgcTGTGTATTCTTGGCTTTTGAATCTCCCTGGAATTGATAATCTTTTATGGTTATTTTCTCCTTTGCTTATTTCATGCTttcagaaaaagaattttttcttttcatttaacTTATCACTCTCTTGTTTTCtcttatacattatttttttgcaatttttttgatctctgaaataatttatcaaatattctgGTGCAAAAATTGActatatattcattatttttatatatttattgaactAATTGTACTactttatctattattttatatatatatatatatatatatatatatatatatacatacatgttttttaaattatatattaatatacattgtaGATGACGAGGATCAGATACGCGAGGAGTTAAAAGATTTGATAGATGACAATCCTATAGAGGAAAGCGAGGGTGAAGATAGCGATGGTTCTGATCATCATAAGAAGCGTAAGAAGAGTGACGATGAGGACTTTGATGATCGCTTGGAAGATGAAGATTACGATTTgattgaagaaaatttagGTGTTAAACTTGAAAGGGTACGCTCTAAATTTTCTATTGTTCCAATCTTCTGTTGTTATTCTATTCATTATAGGAATGTTTAATTTAAGGAATCTATTTCTTATTGTAGAAACGCTTCAAGCGTCTTCGAAGGATTCAGGATGAAGAGTCGGAGGAAGAGCAGGAGAAGGAAGTGGATGAAGAACGAGACGCTATTGCCAACGAATTGTTTGAAGGTTCTGGAGATGTGAGTACACGAAGAttgacaatataaaaatacaatgcaGTTTTTTGTTGTTGAAGCATTTGAAAATCTTTGTAACACTTTGATTGCAATATTTGATTGTGCAATCTGCACTTGTATGCAGTTTTTCTCATCAGTTCGATGATGCTTCAAAACATTGCATATTCTAttgaagtaattattttacttttttacgaattttctttattttatgtatgtcaatatatttataaatacaaactcATAACTGTATATCACTTATATATCATGTATGTATCACGTTTGCCTTTATCAAAACATGCGTACTTATGTTAGGAAAGAGACATCATCACGGTATGTGCAATGTAGTCTTTGTGTAACGactgtatttatttatgcaaaactgaaacatatttacatttagtTCTTTATGCTGTTTTTAGGAAGATGAAAGGCGAAGCGAACGAAGCCACAGACCTGAGGCTGAAACTTTTGAGGAAGGCAGTGACGAAGGCGAATATACTGACGCGGATGATTTTATCGTCGATGACGATGGCAGACCTATCGcggagaaaaggaaaaagaagaagccGATATTTTCCGATGCGTATGTTGTGACATTTAATATCTCTTAAATATTCTGTAATACACTCTGCTACGTgctaaattttctattattataagataagATCTAGATttatagagataaaaaaatatctttttccgtTTTAGAGCGTTGCAAGAAGCGCAGGATATTTTCGGCGTTGATTTCGATTACGACGAATTCGGCAAATATGGGGCGGAGGATtacgaagaggaagaggaggaagaggaggaggatgaATACATGGATGAAGACGTCGACACTGAGCGTCCGCGGCGACCTAAGAAGCAGCTGAAGAAAAAGACAACGAGGAAGAGTATCTTCGAGATTTACGAACCTAGCGAATTGAAACGCGGCCACTTCACCGACATGGACAACGAGGTACGATGCAATGATaacaataagattaataagataaacaaTAAGATTATTGGCCGATTGGCTATAATTATCATTGATATCGTATTGAACGAAACGATTTTTACGCTGTATTTATATACTTgaatttagcaaaaaaaagaaaaaagttttttcacTCAATGATTTCGAAGAGtgcataaaaaaacatataagaattgaaatacataaaagTTGAAcaatatgacaaaaaaaatgtagtgAACGTTACTGATAGTTGACTATATTGTTTACGAAATGATTACTTATGCTTTTCTATTTGACTTCTCATTGCAGATACGTAACACAGATATACCGGAAAGAATGCAATTGCGGTCCGTGCCGGTTACGTCGGTTCCCGAGGGCTCGGACGAACTGGATCTTGAGGCGGAGTGGATCTACAAGCAGGCGTTCTGCAAGCCCACGATCTCCATTCAGGACGCCCATTTGAACGCCGAGGCGAAAGAACGGGCGCGAAAAGGACCGCAAACGATCGGCAAGATTAAGAAGGCCTTGGACTTCATGCGTAATCAACATTTTGAGATTCCTTTTATATCCTTCTACAGGAAGGAATACGTGCTGCCCGAGCTAAACATTAACGACTTGTGGAAGGTGTACAAATTTGACGCGAAGTGGTGCCAGCTGCGCCAGCGGAAGGAGAGTCTGCTCAAGCTGTTCGAGAAGATGCGCAACTATCAGTTGGACGAGATCATGAAGAATGCGGACGCGCCACTGTCGGACAATGTGCGCGTGATCAAGGACGATGATATCGAGCGACTGAAGAATGTGCAGACGAGCGAGGAGCTGAACGACGTTTATCATCACTTCATGCTGTACTACAGTCACGAGATCCCGGCGATGCAGGAGACCGTGCGGCAGAAGGAGAAGGAGGCGCGACGCAGGGAGAGACTCGAGCGGCGTAAGCAGCAGATCGCCGAGGCCGAGGAGAACGGGGAGGATCCGCCGGAGGAGGACGAGGCGCAGGAGGAGGACGAAGTCGACGACACGCTGAAGCAGGCGGTGAGAAGCGGCTCGTACTCGCTCTGCCGGAAGGCCGGCCTGGACGGCTTGGCGAAGAAGTTCGGCCTGACGCCCGAGCACTACGCCGAGAACCTGCGCGACAATTATCAGCGTCACGAAGTGGATCAGGAGCCGACCGAGCCGACCACGATCGCGAACGAGTACTGCAGCACGCAATTCAAGTCCGAGGAGGACGTGCTTAAGGCCACGCAGCTGATGGTGGCTATTCAATTGGCGCGCGAGCCCCTCGTCCGCAAATGCGTGCGCGAAATGTACATGGAGCGCGCGAAGGTCTCGGTGAAACCGACGAAAAAGGGCACGAAGGAGATCGATGAGAATCATCCGATTTACACGATGAAGTATCTGAAGGACAAGCCGGTGCGCGATCTTGTAGGCGTGCAGTTCCTGAATCTGATGACCGCCGAGGAGGACAAGCTCATCGCCATCACCTTCAGCGACAGTATTGAGGGCAACACCAGCAGCAACTACGTCGACGAGATGAAGCAGCTTTACTGCCGGGACGAGTTCAGCAAGCTCGTGCAGGACTGGAACGCGCTGCGCGTCGGCAGCGTCGAGATCGCGCTCAACCGCATGGTGATACCGCACTTGAAGAAGGAGCTGCGCATCAATCTGATCGCCGAGGCGAAGGAGTGCGTGATGCGCGCCTGCTGCCGCAAGATGTACAATTGGATCAAGGTCGCGCCTTACAGCTGCGAGTTTCCCGAGGAAGAGGACGAGGAGTGGGACACCGGCAAAGGGCTGCGCGTCATGGGTCTGGCTTACGTGCCCGACTACTCTCAGGCGGCCTTCACCTGCCTCGTCGCGGCCGACGGCGAGTGCACGGATTATCTGCGCCTGCCGCACCTGATGAAGCGCAAGAACAGCTATCGCGAGGACGAGAAGCTGATGAAGGAGGCCGATCTGCTGGCGCTGAGAAACTTCATAGCCACGAAGAAGCCGCACGTTGTCGTGGTGGCCGGCGAATCTCGAGAGGCGATGATGATCGCCGCCGACATCAAGGAGTGCGTCGATCACCTGACGAAGGAGGAGCAATTCCCTGCCATTCAAGTGGAGATCTGCGACAATGAACTCGCCAAGATCTACTCCAACAGTAATAAGGGCGTGTCGGAGTTCCGGGACTATCCGGAGCTGCTGCGCCAGGCTATCTCGCTGGCGAGGAGAATGCAGGATCCGCTGGTGGAGTTCTCGCAGTTGTGCACGGCGGACGAGGAGATTCTCTGCCTCAGATACCACAGTCTGCAGGATCAGCTGCCCAAGGAGGAGTTGCTGGAGAATTTGTACCTGGAGTTCGTCAATCGCGTGAACGAAGTCGGCGTGGACGTGAACAAAGCGGTTCAACAGGCGTATTGCGGCAATCTCGTTCAGTTCGTATGCGGTCTCGGCCCGCGCAAGGGTCAAGCACTGATCAAGATGTTGAAGCAGACGAATCAGCGGCTGGAGAATCGCACGCAGCTTGTCACCGCTTGCCATATGGGGCCGAAAGTGTTCATCAATTGTGCCGGTTTTATCAAGATCGATACGAACAGTCTGGGCGACAGTACCGAGGCGTACGTTGAAGTGCTGGACGGTTCGCGCGTGCATCCCGAGACTTACGAGTGGGCGAGAAAAATGGCGGTCGACGCGTTGGAgtacgacgacgaggacgccAATCCTGCTGGCGCACTGGAGGAGATACTCGAGTCGCCGGAACGTCTGAAGGATCTCGATCTCGATGCGTTCGCGGAGGAGCTCGAACGGCAGGGTTTCGGCAACAAGTGCGTCACTTTGTACGACATCAGGGCTGAGCTGAACAGCCGGTACAAGGATCTGCGCGTGCCGTATCAGTCGCCCAGCGCGGAGAAGCTGTTTGACGTTCTGACGAAGGAGACACCCGAAACGTTTTACATCGGCAAGCTGGTATTGGCCACTGTGGTCGGCATCGGTCACCGGAAGCCGCAGGGCGAGCAGCTCGATCAGGCGAATCCGGTGCGAAACGAGGAGACCGGCCTGTGGCAATGTCCGTTCTGCTTGAAAAACGACTTTCCCGAGCTGTCGGAGGTGTGGAATCACTTCGACGCTGGTTCCTGCCCGGGTAAAGCCACCGGTGTTAGACTGCGATTGGATAACGGTATATCCGGTTATATTCACATTAAGAATTTGTCCGATCGACACGTCGCCAATCCCAGCGAGAGAGTCGGCATGGGCCAGATCATTCATTGCCGCATTATCAAAATCGAGGTGGATCGGTTTAGCGTTGAGTGCACTAGCAAGAGCAGCGACCTCGCCGACAAGAATCATGAATGGAGGTGAGAGagttatatagataaatagtgactttagaaaaataatgaattaacactaatctaaaatatttctttacacaACAGATTGTTTACTTAATTTGCCTTGCTAGAACTCCAACTTGATTTACAATTGTTTAcctttcttatctttttttttctatttctaattCTCGCTTAGTTCTTTGTCTCCCtcctcaatttttttgttctctttGCATATCCTGcatcttcttcctctttcttcaCTGCCACATTTTAGTCTTGCAAGCGTCTTGTTCCAGTAATTCTGTGACTATAATCCTACatcttttattgtattttgattCTTTTGAATCTTGTTAGACATTTTCTATCCGCACGTATCCGACTTGATTtgttataaatcataattatatatttgcaggCCGCAACGAGATCCATTTTACGATACCGAGACCGAGCAGAAAGACATAAAGACGGAGGAAGACGCGAAGAAGGCGAAGCAGCGGCAAATCTACGTTAAGCGCGTGATCGTCCATCCATCGTTCCATAACATCAGCTTCGCCGAGACCGTTAAGCTGATGCAAACGATGAAACAGGGTGAAGCAATAGTGAGACCGAGCAGCAAAGGCGCCGATCACTTGACAGTCACGTGGAAGGTTACCGATGACATCCTGCAGCACATCGATATCCGCGAGGAGGGCAAGGAGAACGCCTTTTCCTTAGGACAGAGTCTGTGGATCGGTAACGAGGAGTTCGAAGATTTGGACGAAATCATTGCTCGACATGTCAATCCTATGGCCGCTTACGCTTCCGAATTATTGGACTTTAAGTATTACAAGCCCTCTGTAGAGGGAATCAAGGACAAAGCTGAGGAGATATTGAAGGAGCAGAAGAAGGAAAACCCTGGTGGAATCCCCTATATAGTATCGGCGGCTAAGGTAACAAATGCAAGAcgatttttaaacaatttgtgTAGCGATTGTTCGAAAATCTTCGTTCTAACTTgatcttatttttgttttgcttCACAGAACTATCCCGGGAAGTTTCTGCTCTCATATTTGCCTCGCACTCGCTGCCGCCATGAATATGTCACGGTGACGTCGGAGGGCTTCAGATTCCGGGGACAGATGTTCAGCAGAGTGAGCGACTTGTTACGTTGGTTTAAGGAACATTTCAGAGATCCAGTTCCGGGACAATCTACTCCCAGCACGCCGCGCGGCGCGATGACTTCCAGGACACCTTATACGACACCGGGCGCAGTCAGTGGTAAGTCtattgtaatgtaaaataattagtattcATTATCAGgatctgtaattttttttttttttttttttttttttttttttttgtgggGCCAAAAGGGCCCCCCAGGGGTGTGGAAATCTTCGAAAGACACCCCTCGGCAAGTACAGGCAAAGTCAGAGACAATGCTTGCCGAGGGGTAGTGTTGGATTCATCTTCCCAAACTTTCTAGTTCGGGAAGATGCCTACCAACTAAAACCACACCCCTGTTGCACGCTCCACGCACAGCCATAGTTGGAGGTAGCGAGGGATTACTCAGTcagcattatttataatgacaGACTGATCAGTGGTGAGAGGTTGCTCTTCTCCAGatatatacttatatcttACATATGAGGGTAAACGGACCCTCCCCCTTCCGTGTAAAGCGTCAGGGGGGTCCGCCTTACCCTTGGCCCACTCTCAGGACGCAGTCCCACTTCAGTCCCTCACAAGCCCAAAGAGCCCTAGCTCCCGGAAGGGCCTCATACCTACAGGAAATGGATCCTCACCGTTTGGCGGCAACGGGGATTCACCTCCTACACCTAACCTTCTGGATTCCCAGAAATCCAAGGTCACATGAGATGACCTTCAATCTCGCGTCCACTCCTGTAAGGAAGAGGATGGAGtggataaataatttctctcaCCTCCTCTCCACCGCCGCCTCGAGGAGAAGTGGTGTGAGATGAGACTACCTAAGAGGAATCTGAATCCGATTTCGACGATCGGTCAGCTTCCCGCGTCTTCTTCCTGGTCGGTGAAGGGCTGGTAGAGTCCTCACTGGCGCTCTTATATGTGACAGTATCCACCGTCATGGCGGATGTACGAGAGGGGGAGTTGGCTTTCCTCTTACCTTCAAGGTCATCTAGTCTCCCGCGAAGACCCACAATCGACTCCCTGAACTCCCTCATCATCTCCGCAAGAGCCGGATCTGCTAAGGACGGGGGAGGACCGCGAGATGACCCTTGGGATTGGTCCGACCTGCCTGCGACCGCCCTGGGAGGTAATATTCTTCTCCGTTTCGGAGATCGCGCCATCACATCTTCGTCCTCCGTATCTACCTCCTGGATTGGCGTTGGAGTCCTCGACTCCTCGGCTGGTAACGAGCCAGGTACCGGTGATAGCGCTCTGACGCATTTCAGCGCGTAGTCCAATTTCTGGACCTTAGTCCGTAGTATTTTTACCTCAGCTTTGAGACCACTGTTTTCCGCCTCAAGTGAGGCAATCTTTTCCTTTAAAGGAACCATGTCAGGGTCCTCTGCCGCGGTAACTCGCTTCACCAGCTCCCGCGTCCCTATCTTGACAAGATGAACGTTAGCCTTGATGAGGCCACTAAAGGACCCCTTAATATTTTTGGCCTTTTTGCGTTCCACCTCTAATTTGTCTAGCCACTCAACAAGCATATCGCTGAGTTCATAAGGGCTAGCTTTACTCATCTGCAGCTTCTCATGATCGATCTTCTTCCGCTGATCGGCTGTGAAGCTAGGCGGGACATATCTCCTACGATGTGGTTCTTCGTCTGAGTCCGAGTCCGAGTCCCGGCTTCCGCGACTAGAACGCCGCGACCCCCTCGCCCCGCTCGGGGGGTTTCCTTCCTCCAACATCGTTCTGGCGGCACCAAACGTTTTAGGGCGCTTAAAAGGGCCCATATCATCCAGCCTGGATCTACCTCTAGATCTCTTCAGGGAGGTCTTATCTAGTTCGCTGAGAGCCCCAGCATCCCCCTCAACAGAATCCTCCGAGAGCGTATCCGGGTCTTCAGCCAACCGCGAGTCCTCTCTACCCTCTATTAGGATAGATAAAGCCCTTGCTCCTTCAGGCGACGAGTGCGCCCCACCCCTAATTCCTTCAGGGGTGTGATCCTCCGGAACGGTCTGACTTACCTTGGTAGTAAGCTTGCCGTCCACCCAAAGTATCCCAACTTTGTCCAGTGTCTCTTTGGCCATTTTCTCTTTGTCTTTGCCTTTTCCTTTCTTCCCGAGTATCTCCAGGGAGGCCAAGAAGACCCAACAGGCGTCCCTAAATAAGGCATCAAACTCCGGCTTCATACCCGCATAACAGCTCTCAGTGTAACACATTACCTGAGTTGCCGCCTTCAAGATCCCAGCTTGCGTCACACCCAACTGCAGTGAACTATCCCACCTTTTGTTAGCCAGCAGGAAGTTGATCGCATCCACTCTATCCTGCTTCCTTAGGACATCTCCGTAACCAAGACTGTCCCCAAGTAGGATCATCACAGAGCACACGTCTCCCGTGTACTCCACCACACACGGTCTATAGAGCTGTCGGCTATGCTTTCTCTGAGCATCAGCCCACAGTCTGCTAATCGCGCCGATCGTACGTTCCACCGCGGAGCTCGGTGGCAACTCCGTGGCCAGCCCGTGGCACGATGACGACGAGGCGGCAGCCGGGACGATACTGCCGCCACGCCGACCCCTGGGAGTCCGATCTCCCTGGGATGGTAATAGAAAATccttttttaacataatttcatACCGTTGGTTTGTTGACAGTGTGTCCTTCACCGGGTTGTATTTCGGAGTTTTCCTTCTCCTAGGCCGACTGCCCGCACAGGGCTAACGAGCTCAGC
The window above is part of the Linepithema humile isolate Giens D197 chromosome 8, Lhum_UNIL_v1.0, whole genome shotgun sequence genome. Proteins encoded here:
- the Spt6 gene encoding transcription elongation factor SPT6 isoform X1, giving the protein MAEYLDSEADVSEGEEELDQNEKRKLKKFKAMEESDDEEDDDEDQIREELKDLIDDNPIEESEGEDSDGSDHHKKRKKSDDEDFDDRLEDEDYDLIEENLGVKLERKRFKRLRRIQDEESEEEQEKEVDEERDAIANELFEGSGDERDIITEDERRSERSHRPEAETFEEGSDEGEYTDADDFIVDDDGRPIAEKRKKKKPIFSDAALQEAQDIFGVDFDYDEFGKYGAEDYEEEEEEEEEDEYMDEDVDTERPRRPKKQLKKKTTRKSIFEIYEPSELKRGHFTDMDNEIRNTDIPERMQLRSVPVTSVPEGSDELDLEAEWIYKQAFCKPTISIQDAHLNAEAKERARKGPQTIGKIKKALDFMRNQHFEIPFISFYRKEYVLPELNINDLWKVYKFDAKWCQLRQRKESLLKLFEKMRNYQLDEIMKNADAPLSDNVRVIKDDDIERLKNVQTSEELNDVYHHFMLYYSHEIPAMQETVRQKEKEARRRERLERRKQQIAEAEENGEDPPEEDEAQEEDEVDDTLKQAVRSGSYSLCRKAGLDGLAKKFGLTPEHYAENLRDNYQRHEVDQEPTEPTTIANEYCSTQFKSEEDVLKATQLMVAIQLAREPLVRKCVREMYMERAKVSVKPTKKGTKEIDENHPIYTMKYLKDKPVRDLVGVQFLNLMTAEEDKLIAITFSDSIEGNTSSNYVDEMKQLYCRDEFSKLVQDWNALRVGSVEIALNRMVIPHLKKELRINLIAEAKECVMRACCRKMYNWIKVAPYSCEFPEEEDEEWDTGKGLRVMGLAYVPDYSQAAFTCLVAADGECTDYLRLPHLMKRKNSYREDEKLMKEADLLALRNFIATKKPHVVVVAGESREAMMIAADIKECVDHLTKEEQFPAIQVEICDNELAKIYSNSNKGVSEFRDYPELLRQAISLARRMQDPLVEFSQLCTADEEILCLRYHSLQDQLPKEELLENLYLEFVNRVNEVGVDVNKAVQQAYCGNLVQFVCGLGPRKGQALIKMLKQTNQRLENRTQLVTACHMGPKVFINCAGFIKIDTNSLGDSTEAYVEVLDGSRVHPETYEWARKMAVDALEYDDEDANPAGALEEILESPERLKDLDLDAFAEELERQGFGNKCVTLYDIRAELNSRYKDLRVPYQSPSAEKLFDVLTKETPETFYIGKLVLATVVGIGHRKPQGEQLDQANPVRNEETGLWQCPFCLKNDFPELSEVWNHFDAGSCPGKATGVRLRLDNGISGYIHIKNLSDRHVANPSERVGMGQIIHCRIIKIEVDRFSVECTSKSSDLADKNHEWRPQRDPFYDTETEQKDIKTEEDAKKAKQRQIYVKRVIVHPSFHNISFAETVKLMQTMKQGEAIVRPSSKGADHLTVTWKVTDDILQHIDIREEGKENAFSLGQSLWIGNEEFEDLDEIIARHVNPMAAYASELLDFKYYKPSVEGIKDKAEEILKEQKKENPGGIPYIVSAAKNYPGKFLLSYLPRTRCRHEYVTVTSEGFRFRGQMFSRVSDLLRWFKEHFRDPVPGQSTPSTPRGAMTSRTPYTTPGAVSGMNQEAIQRVAQNLPHHMLHSLSQVANQTPHHYPPHTPGAAGAANYGGVHTYPNTPYTPSGQTPFMTPYQTPHHTPHHGQPTPRYGQQTPSHHQGPFVHPPPPSMTPSHHRSTQSHRPTPPMSTPSGDPTDWKKAAEAWARLKSGPRVSGSTPRYDESRKTPRNYDESIGRTTPSGRSRPSSTRTPSYKSPRGTPHTNSSPRSMSLSGDGTPLYDES
- the Spt6 gene encoding transcription elongation factor SPT6 isoform X2, with protein sequence MAEYLDSEADVSEGEEELDQNEKRKLKKFKAMEESDDEEDDDEDQIREELKDLIDDNPIEESEGEDSDGSDHHKKRKKSDDEDFDDRLEDEDYDLIEENLGVKLERKRFKRLRRIQDEESEEEQEKEVDEERDAIANELFEGSGDEDERRSERSHRPEAETFEEGSDEGEYTDADDFIVDDDGRPIAEKRKKKKPIFSDAALQEAQDIFGVDFDYDEFGKYGAEDYEEEEEEEEEDEYMDEDVDTERPRRPKKQLKKKTTRKSIFEIYEPSELKRGHFTDMDNEIRNTDIPERMQLRSVPVTSVPEGSDELDLEAEWIYKQAFCKPTISIQDAHLNAEAKERARKGPQTIGKIKKALDFMRNQHFEIPFISFYRKEYVLPELNINDLWKVYKFDAKWCQLRQRKESLLKLFEKMRNYQLDEIMKNADAPLSDNVRVIKDDDIERLKNVQTSEELNDVYHHFMLYYSHEIPAMQETVRQKEKEARRRERLERRKQQIAEAEENGEDPPEEDEAQEEDEVDDTLKQAVRSGSYSLCRKAGLDGLAKKFGLTPEHYAENLRDNYQRHEVDQEPTEPTTIANEYCSTQFKSEEDVLKATQLMVAIQLAREPLVRKCVREMYMERAKVSVKPTKKGTKEIDENHPIYTMKYLKDKPVRDLVGVQFLNLMTAEEDKLIAITFSDSIEGNTSSNYVDEMKQLYCRDEFSKLVQDWNALRVGSVEIALNRMVIPHLKKELRINLIAEAKECVMRACCRKMYNWIKVAPYSCEFPEEEDEEWDTGKGLRVMGLAYVPDYSQAAFTCLVAADGECTDYLRLPHLMKRKNSYREDEKLMKEADLLALRNFIATKKPHVVVVAGESREAMMIAADIKECVDHLTKEEQFPAIQVEICDNELAKIYSNSNKGVSEFRDYPELLRQAISLARRMQDPLVEFSQLCTADEEILCLRYHSLQDQLPKEELLENLYLEFVNRVNEVGVDVNKAVQQAYCGNLVQFVCGLGPRKGQALIKMLKQTNQRLENRTQLVTACHMGPKVFINCAGFIKIDTNSLGDSTEAYVEVLDGSRVHPETYEWARKMAVDALEYDDEDANPAGALEEILESPERLKDLDLDAFAEELERQGFGNKCVTLYDIRAELNSRYKDLRVPYQSPSAEKLFDVLTKETPETFYIGKLVLATVVGIGHRKPQGEQLDQANPVRNEETGLWQCPFCLKNDFPELSEVWNHFDAGSCPGKATGVRLRLDNGISGYIHIKNLSDRHVANPSERVGMGQIIHCRIIKIEVDRFSVECTSKSSDLADKNHEWRPQRDPFYDTETEQKDIKTEEDAKKAKQRQIYVKRVIVHPSFHNISFAETVKLMQTMKQGEAIVRPSSKGADHLTVTWKVTDDILQHIDIREEGKENAFSLGQSLWIGNEEFEDLDEIIARHVNPMAAYASELLDFKYYKPSVEGIKDKAEEILKEQKKENPGGIPYIVSAAKNYPGKFLLSYLPRTRCRHEYVTVTSEGFRFRGQMFSRVSDLLRWFKEHFRDPVPGQSTPSTPRGAMTSRTPYTTPGAVSGMNQEAIQRVAQNLPHHMLHSLSQVANQTPHHYPPHTPGAAGAANYGGVHTYPNTPYTPSGQTPFMTPYQTPHHTPHHGQPTPRYGQQTPSHHQGPFVHPPPPSMTPSHHRSTQSHRPTPPMSTPSGDPTDWKKAAEAWARLKSGPRVSGSTPRYDESRKTPRNYDESIGRTTPSGRSRPSSTRTPSYKSPRGTPHTNSSPRSMSLSGDGTPLYDES